A stretch of the Bacillus licheniformis DSM 13 = ATCC 14580 genome encodes the following:
- the tagD gene encoding glycerol-3-phosphate cytidylyltransferase has translation MKKVITYGTFDLLHWGHIKLLERAKQLGDYLVVAISTDEFNLQKQKKAYHSYEHRKLILETIRYVDEVIPEKNWDQKVQDVIDHDIDVFVMGDDWEGKFDFLKDYCEVVYLPRTEGISTTKIKEEIANL, from the coding sequence ATGAAGAAAGTCATCACATATGGAACGTTTGATTTATTACATTGGGGACATATCAAGTTATTGGAACGGGCAAAACAATTGGGGGATTATCTCGTCGTAGCGATTTCGACTGACGAATTCAATCTTCAAAAGCAGAAAAAAGCATATCACAGCTATGAGCACCGCAAGCTGATTCTTGAAACGATCCGCTACGTAGACGAAGTCATCCCGGAAAAAAACTGGGATCAAAAGGTACAAGATGTGATCGATCATGACATCGATGTATTTGTCATGGGGGATGACTGGGAAGGGAAATTCGACTTCCTGAAGGATTACTGCGAGGTTGTTTACCTTCCGAGAACCGAAGGGATTTCCACGACGAAGATCAAAGAGGAAATCGCGAACCTTTAA
- a CDS encoding WecB/TagA/CpsF family glycosyltransferase — translation MQTETVHHLAYVNGDLPGFLNHLEKSFIDRNEGAFIATVNPEIGYAAAKDKDYFKTVSSADFILPDGIGIVLTSRLINSRLKSRIAGYDVFINLLSLADRKKKRVFLYGAKQEVIQAVADRLSTEYPGIELAGYSHGYVKDKGEVAKQIAAAKPDMVFVALGYPHQEKFIYEHKHLFPQAIAIGIGGSFDVFSGKVKRAPKMFIKLNLEWMYRLLTNPTRWKRMLNIPKYVFSVLKEERVQKQRHYYPEQIKEQSKIDL, via the coding sequence CTGCAAACGGAAACGGTTCATCATCTTGCATATGTTAACGGGGATTTGCCCGGATTTTTGAATCATCTTGAAAAATCCTTTATCGACCGCAATGAGGGGGCATTTATCGCAACGGTAAACCCTGAGATCGGGTATGCGGCTGCAAAAGACAAGGATTATTTTAAAACAGTTTCATCTGCTGACTTTATCCTGCCGGACGGAATCGGCATCGTCCTGACGTCAAGGCTGATCAACAGCAGATTAAAATCGAGGATCGCGGGGTACGATGTATTTATCAACCTTCTCAGCTTGGCTGACCGCAAAAAGAAAAGGGTCTTTTTATACGGGGCCAAGCAGGAGGTTATTCAAGCTGTTGCAGATCGGCTTTCAACCGAATATCCCGGAATTGAGCTGGCCGGATACTCACACGGCTATGTCAAAGACAAAGGCGAAGTTGCGAAGCAAATCGCGGCTGCCAAGCCGGACATGGTTTTTGTCGCTCTCGGATATCCTCATCAGGAAAAGTTTATTTATGAACATAAGCATCTATTTCCTCAGGCGATTGCGATCGGCATCGGCGGGAGCTTCGACGTGTTCAGCGGAAAAGTGAAAAGGGCGCCGAAAATGTTCATCAAGCTGAATCTTGAATGGATGTACCGCCTGCTGACCAATCCGACAAGGTGGAAGCGCATGCTGAACATCCCGAAATATGTCTTCTCCGTTCTGAAAGAGGAAAGAGTTCAAAAACAGCGGCACTACTATCCGGAGCAGATCAAAGAGCAATCTAAAATCGATTTGTAG
- a CDS encoding CDP-glycerol--glycerophosphate glycerophosphotransferase: MNIRSLLVMVYSAGLALTGFIFRLVKARDRAVLLVSFPDNARALLDEYVSSSRPFEMEVLYTRHAVSLADEYPSVRSQVINEKNPIHLIKAVYRMFRCKFVLTDNYFLLTSVLNKRPQTTCIQIWHASGALKKFGLEDIGNRYRSAGDIKRFKKVYRSFDHIVVGSEKMADIFKRSFGLGDDRFLRTGVPLTDEYFHAGRQTAERPDQKVILYAPTYRDYCLTSVRLPFSKEQLSGELQGEFLLLVKLHPAVREQIAFEEHEGLIKDVSDVPLKDLLMESDILISDYSSVAFEYALLNKPILFFTYDMAEYNEKRGLIDDFEAVIPGKACMDSEMLLKEIKEMSDTKEEIKKFAEEWHQYSTGDASMRLLNFMSEHMTANEKRPAGS, translated from the coding sequence ATGAATATACGTTCTTTATTGGTTATGGTTTACTCGGCCGGTCTCGCTTTGACCGGTTTTATTTTCAGATTGGTAAAAGCGCGCGACAGAGCTGTATTGCTTGTTTCCTTTCCGGATAATGCGCGCGCGCTGCTTGATGAGTATGTCAGCAGCAGCCGGCCGTTTGAAATGGAAGTCCTCTATACAAGGCACGCCGTTTCCCTTGCAGATGAATATCCTTCCGTTCGATCGCAAGTGATCAACGAGAAAAATCCGATTCATCTCATAAAAGCCGTATACCGAATGTTCAGGTGTAAATTCGTGTTGACGGATAATTATTTTCTGCTGACAAGTGTTTTGAATAAACGCCCTCAGACGACATGCATTCAAATTTGGCATGCGTCCGGCGCTTTGAAGAAGTTCGGACTCGAAGATATCGGAAACCGCTATCGATCCGCCGGCGATATCAAACGGTTTAAAAAAGTGTATCGTTCATTTGATCATATCGTTGTCGGCTCGGAAAAAATGGCGGATATTTTCAAGCGGTCATTCGGCTTGGGAGATGACCGTTTTTTGCGGACGGGTGTTCCGTTAACTGATGAGTATTTTCATGCCGGAAGACAAACAGCGGAGCGTCCGGACCAAAAGGTTATTCTGTATGCGCCGACATACAGGGACTATTGTTTGACGTCCGTTCGTCTCCCTTTCTCTAAGGAGCAGCTCTCCGGGGAACTGCAGGGAGAATTTTTGCTGCTGGTCAAACTGCATCCGGCCGTGCGGGAACAGATTGCTTTTGAAGAGCACGAAGGGCTGATCAAAGACGTATCAGACGTTCCGTTAAAGGATTTGCTGATGGAAAGCGACATCCTGATTTCCGACTACTCGTCGGTCGCCTTTGAGTACGCTTTGTTAAATAAACCGATTTTGTTTTTCACGTATGATATGGCAGAGTATAATGAAAAACGCGGACTGATCGATGATTTTGAAGCAGTCATTCCCGGCAAAGCCTGCATGGACAGCGAAATGCTGCTGAAAGAAATCAAAGAAATGTCCGATACAAAGGAAGAGATCAAGAAGTTTGCGGAAGAGTGGCATCAATATTCAACAGGTGATGCCAGCATGCGCCTGTTGAACTTTATGAGCGAGCATATGACGGCAAATGAAAAAAGACCGGCCGGTTCCTAA
- a CDS encoding N-acetylglucosaminidase, translated as MKNIRKTVIFAAIILLVHTAVPAIPALAAYTDTSVYKIETAKEFNSESEALKAAEQLKKDTGWKAEVKPSGKNGTTYVLTSEGVEGESRAKNLLLQFEKETGLKASYGPIGKKEPFSKAVSKEFAGEEKAKEWALQFEKETGLKATYTLAGNREAYVKVATGGIEGEDNTKAILDRFQKATGLKASYAPYGAGQAIVKLYSAEIADESKAKSLLVQFEKETALKGTIETVKKQQPKYKIATSSIQGETNAKNLLKQFEKELKVKGAYEAAGQPAQLYNVKSGYFNDEKSAKNAAGQIKKKTGLASSTEKVKGTRFWIVSMKSVDSQNLKKIDAFFKKKTWRYTAAKAGKKQTSFRIVSVPLSDQKKANDGIRFFKNKNIQASAQSTGSTTVSRFRIASAETAVQARINKGLEFFKKNGAAGTAGSTGKKVYSHYQLTTESVYEQNKVTQALNFFKETGIHAEAVKTGQYYSRYKLSSEALIGTEQLQQALGFFSKRNIPGKIEQTGEYGYRQYRVTTGRITSKADLDKGLNVFKKNNVSATYQTKTVSLFHISINEQFTGKDRADAAANRIKTNYGWPVNVVKVKNGPQITTTDYGITLSQMIDKQMKVSPQTDAPAYVSLSYINTANQTVTADLLNIRSSPLVTGGNIIGQLQKGDKVNIISQENGWAKIRMNWRNASRDEVEKYVNPENFTQDSSAYFQFLKLSQTAGLNAAEVNAKILYNKGVLTGKGQAFIDAARAYSINELYLISHSLLETGNGTSELAKGTMFNGKKVYNMYGVGAYDSNPLYYGAKYAYEQGWFTPEAAIMGGAKFIGEKYIHHPTYKQDTLYKMRWSPNALHQYATDVGWACKQVGRMYSLYTLLDQYTLYYDVPVYR; from the coding sequence GTGAAAAACATTAGAAAAACCGTTATTTTTGCTGCAATCATTTTGCTCGTACATACGGCAGTCCCGGCAATTCCTGCTTTAGCAGCATATACCGATACTTCCGTCTACAAAATTGAAACAGCAAAAGAGTTTAATAGCGAAAGCGAAGCGCTCAAAGCAGCCGAACAACTGAAAAAGGACACGGGATGGAAAGCCGAGGTCAAACCTTCAGGGAAAAACGGCACAACATACGTTTTGACATCAGAAGGTGTCGAAGGGGAGAGCAGAGCAAAAAATCTGCTTTTGCAGTTTGAAAAAGAAACCGGTTTGAAGGCGTCCTATGGTCCGATTGGAAAAAAAGAACCGTTTTCCAAAGCGGTATCAAAGGAATTTGCCGGTGAAGAAAAAGCCAAGGAATGGGCGCTCCAATTTGAAAAAGAAACCGGTCTGAAAGCAACCTATACACTTGCAGGGAACAGGGAAGCATACGTGAAGGTTGCCACCGGAGGAATCGAAGGCGAAGACAACACGAAAGCCATCCTCGATCGTTTTCAAAAAGCGACCGGCCTCAAAGCGTCGTATGCACCATACGGAGCGGGACAAGCGATCGTCAAGCTTTATTCTGCAGAAATCGCAGATGAGAGCAAAGCGAAAAGCCTGCTTGTCCAGTTTGAAAAAGAAACGGCCCTTAAAGGAACGATAGAGACCGTAAAGAAACAACAGCCTAAATATAAAATTGCGACAAGTTCGATACAAGGCGAAACAAACGCGAAAAACCTGCTGAAGCAGTTTGAAAAAGAGCTCAAAGTCAAAGGGGCATATGAAGCCGCCGGTCAGCCGGCACAGCTATACAATGTGAAATCGGGATATTTTAATGACGAAAAGAGCGCGAAAAATGCCGCCGGACAAATTAAAAAGAAAACCGGTCTCGCCTCAAGCACGGAAAAGGTAAAAGGTACACGCTTCTGGATCGTAAGCATGAAAAGCGTAGACAGTCAAAACCTCAAAAAAATCGACGCCTTTTTCAAAAAGAAAACGTGGCGTTATACTGCTGCAAAGGCGGGGAAAAAGCAGACATCTTTCAGAATCGTTTCCGTCCCGCTTTCAGATCAAAAGAAAGCAAACGATGGCATCCGGTTTTTTAAAAACAAAAATATTCAGGCTTCTGCGCAAAGCACCGGCAGCACGACCGTCAGCCGCTTCCGGATTGCGTCTGCTGAAACCGCCGTTCAAGCGCGAATCAATAAAGGGCTTGAATTCTTTAAGAAAAACGGTGCGGCGGGAACGGCCGGATCAACAGGAAAAAAAGTGTACAGCCACTATCAGCTGACAACGGAATCCGTATACGAACAGAACAAAGTGACGCAGGCGCTCAATTTCTTTAAAGAAACAGGCATTCACGCAGAGGCCGTGAAGACCGGCCAATATTACAGCCGCTACAAACTGAGTTCGGAAGCTCTGATCGGCACGGAACAATTACAGCAGGCGCTCGGATTTTTCAGCAAGCGGAATATACCGGGCAAGATTGAACAAACGGGTGAGTACGGCTACAGGCAGTACCGGGTGACGACAGGTCGAATCACAAGCAAAGCAGATCTCGACAAGGGCTTGAATGTCTTTAAGAAGAACAATGTCAGCGCAACTTACCAAACAAAGACGGTCAGCCTGTTTCATATCTCGATCAATGAACAATTTACAGGGAAAGACCGTGCGGATGCTGCCGCCAATCGGATCAAAACGAATTACGGCTGGCCGGTGAATGTCGTCAAAGTGAAAAACGGCCCGCAAATCACAACGACTGACTACGGAATCACGCTCAGCCAGATGATCGATAAACAGATGAAAGTCAGCCCGCAAACGGATGCGCCGGCTTATGTTTCATTGAGCTACATCAATACGGCGAACCAAACCGTCACGGCTGATCTGCTGAATATCAGGTCAAGCCCCCTTGTGACAGGCGGCAACATCATCGGACAGCTGCAAAAAGGGGATAAAGTCAACATCATCTCCCAGGAAAACGGCTGGGCAAAAATCAGAATGAATTGGCGAAATGCCAGCAGGGATGAAGTCGAGAAATATGTCAATCCGGAAAATTTCACACAAGACAGCTCGGCATACTTCCAATTTTTAAAACTGTCGCAAACGGCCGGATTGAATGCTGCCGAGGTCAATGCAAAAATCCTTTATAATAAAGGGGTTTTGACAGGCAAAGGGCAAGCGTTCATCGACGCGGCGAGAGCATACAGCATCAATGAACTGTACCTCATTTCACACTCGCTCCTTGAGACGGGCAACGGAACTTCCGAGTTGGCTAAAGGAACGATGTTCAACGGCAAAAAGGTTTACAATATGTACGGCGTCGGGGCTTACGACAGCAACCCGCTTTACTACGGCGCAAAATACGCCTATGAACAAGGGTGGTTCACACCTGAGGCCGCCATTATGGGCGGAGCCAAATTCATCGGTGAAAAATACATTCACCACCCGACTTACAAACAGGACACCCTCTATAAAATGAGATGGTCTCCGAATGCCCTTCACCAATATGCGACAGATGTCGGATGGGCTTGTAAGCAGGTGGGGAGAATGTACAGTCTGTATACATTGCTCGATCAATATACGCTGTACTATGATGTGCCGGTTTATCGGTAA
- the manA gene encoding mannose-6-phosphate isomerase, class I — MTQSPIFLQPEFKERIWGGTALRESFGYDIPSDLTGECWAISAHPNGPNIVASGPYKGKTLAELWDEHRELFGGAEGDRFPLLTKILDANQDLSVQVHPDDYYAGEHENGELGKTECWYIIDCKEGAEIVYGHTARTRTELVTMINSGDWDNLLRRIKIKPGDFYYVPSGTIHALCEGTVVLETQQSSDTTYRVYDYDRTDQNGEKRELHLTQAINVTTVPHVDSYVDESTETQKGITIKTFVEAEYFSVYKWEIDGAAELTQDAPFLLCSVIEGEGKLTQGGELFPISKGTNFILPAETNDFTIEGTCELIVSHI; from the coding sequence ATGACTCAATCACCGATATTTCTGCAGCCTGAGTTTAAAGAGAGAATCTGGGGGGGAACGGCTTTGCGCGAGTCATTCGGCTATGACATTCCCTCCGATTTGACAGGTGAATGCTGGGCCATTTCCGCCCATCCAAACGGTCCGAACATCGTTGCTTCAGGTCCTTACAAAGGAAAAACGCTTGCCGAGCTTTGGGACGAACACCGTGAATTGTTTGGAGGTGCAGAGGGGGACCGTTTCCCGCTGTTAACGAAAATACTTGATGCCAATCAAGACCTTTCCGTTCAAGTCCACCCGGATGACTATTATGCAGGAGAGCACGAAAACGGGGAACTCGGTAAGACAGAATGCTGGTATATCATCGATTGCAAAGAAGGAGCAGAGATCGTTTACGGCCACACGGCGAGAACGCGGACTGAACTGGTCACCATGATCAACAGCGGTGATTGGGACAACCTGTTAAGGCGGATCAAAATCAAACCGGGCGATTTTTATTATGTGCCAAGCGGCACGATTCACGCTCTTTGCGAGGGGACGGTCGTTTTGGAGACACAGCAGAGCTCCGATACGACGTACAGGGTATATGATTATGACCGGACCGATCAAAACGGAGAAAAGCGCGAACTTCACCTGACACAGGCGATCAATGTCACAACAGTACCGCATGTAGACAGCTATGTTGACGAATCGACAGAAACTCAAAAAGGCATTACCATTAAGACATTTGTTGAAGCCGAATATTTCTCCGTATATAAATGGGAGATCGACGGTGCCGCTGAGCTGACCCAGGATGCCCCTTTCCTCCTGTGCAGCGTGATTGAAGGAGAAGGAAAGCTCACTCAGGGCGGCGAATTATTTCCGATCAGCAAAGGGACAAATTTTATCCTGCCGGCGGAAACCAATGACTTTACAATAGAAGGAACATGTGAACTAATCGTGTCACACATATAA
- the nrdG gene encoding anaerobic ribonucleoside-triphosphate reductase activating protein — MKVMNIIHDSIVDGEGLRTVVFLAGCPHMCEGCHNKQSWNINNGFDMSVDEVFEEIMKNPLTNVTYSGGEPLLHAGELIELSEKIKQHSEKDIWLYSGYTYEQILKNEKHSALLAYCDVLVDGPFELKKRDLTLLYRGSSNQRIIEFASSQAEA; from the coding sequence ATGAAAGTGATGAATATTATCCATGACAGCATCGTAGACGGAGAAGGACTGAGAACAGTCGTGTTTTTAGCGGGCTGCCCGCATATGTGTGAAGGCTGCCATAATAAACAAAGCTGGAATATCAATAACGGATTTGATATGAGTGTAGACGAAGTATTCGAGGAAATTATGAAAAACCCGCTTACAAACGTCACCTATTCAGGAGGGGAGCCGCTTTTGCATGCAGGCGAACTGATCGAGCTGTCAGAAAAAATTAAGCAGCATTCCGAAAAGGACATCTGGCTTTACAGCGGCTATACGTACGAACAAATCTTGAAGAATGAAAAGCACAGCGCCTTGCTGGCCTATTGCGATGTCCTGGTAGACGGCCCGTTCGAACTCAAAAAAAGGGACTTGACGCTTCTTTACAGAGGAAGCTCAAACCAGCGGATTATTGAGTTTGCATCATCACAAGCAGAAGCCTGA
- a CDS encoding anaerobic ribonucleoside triphosphate reductase, with amino-acid sequence MTTGFKEQGLLQLTETFHDIVGYGNHDIMQENANVDGRSPMGQMSRFASESSRHYALHYLMSPEIKKAVDDNFIYPHDLDYMPSGTTTCCQIPLVRLLKEGFHTGHGSLREPKDIMSALSLASIIFQSNQNMQHGGQSFPMFDYDLAPYVRKTYEKHLAKIKQYPTTLTEEEIRERAWEETDNTTYQACEAFIHNANSMHSRGGGQVPFVSINYGTDTSREGRLLIKNILKATKAGLGKGETPIFPIQIFKMKEGVNVDQTDPNYDLYRLALETSAERLFPNFSFIDSPVNKPFYDGTPESEIAYMGCRTRVMSNIHGKENSVGRGNLSFTSINIVKIALLSENVEQFFALLNRYMDLTIQQLLERYAFQCKKRAKDFKFLYSQGIWHESEKLEPEDTLEDVLKHGTLSIGFIGLAEALTALTGKHHGESEESFELGKKIVQSMRDKADEATEKHKLNFSLIATPAEGLSGKFVKKDKVEFGSIRNVTDRVYYTNSFHIPVHYKLTAVEKIRKEAPFHLMCNGGHISYIELDGDPKKNIKAMDMLVTAMRRSGMGYASINHPVDHCKACGFTGIIDNECPQCKNRDEALIERIRRITGYLVGDMSKWNSAKRQEEKDRVKHL; translated from the coding sequence ATGACAACAGGCTTTAAAGAACAGGGATTATTGCAATTGACAGAAACATTTCATGATATCGTCGGGTATGGAAATCACGATATTATGCAGGAAAATGCCAACGTAGACGGCCGCTCCCCGATGGGGCAAATGAGCCGGTTTGCATCCGAGAGTTCCAGACATTATGCGCTCCATTACTTAATGTCGCCGGAAATCAAGAAAGCAGTCGATGACAACTTTATATACCCTCACGATTTAGACTATATGCCGAGCGGGACAACGACTTGCTGTCAGATACCATTGGTCCGGCTGTTAAAGGAGGGATTCCACACTGGCCACGGCTCCCTCAGGGAACCGAAGGACATTATGAGCGCATTGTCACTCGCATCTATCATTTTTCAATCGAATCAAAATATGCAGCATGGCGGCCAGTCATTCCCAATGTTCGATTACGATCTGGCGCCTTACGTCCGCAAAACGTACGAAAAGCATCTTGCGAAAATCAAACAATACCCGACAACTTTGACAGAAGAAGAGATAAGGGAAAGAGCGTGGGAAGAAACGGACAACACAACTTACCAAGCGTGCGAAGCATTTATACATAACGCCAACAGCATGCATTCGAGGGGCGGCGGACAGGTGCCGTTTGTTTCCATTAATTACGGCACGGATACGTCAAGGGAAGGCCGCCTTTTGATCAAAAATATTCTTAAGGCGACAAAAGCAGGCCTCGGCAAAGGTGAGACGCCGATTTTTCCGATTCAGATCTTCAAAATGAAAGAAGGCGTGAACGTTGATCAAACAGACCCTAACTATGACTTGTACCGGCTTGCATTGGAAACGAGCGCTGAAAGGCTGTTTCCGAACTTCAGCTTTATCGACTCGCCCGTGAACAAACCTTTTTATGACGGAACGCCGGAAAGCGAAATCGCTTATATGGGATGCAGAACGCGCGTCATGTCCAATATTCATGGAAAAGAAAACAGCGTCGGCAGAGGGAATTTGTCATTCACCTCGATCAACATTGTGAAAATAGCGCTGCTCAGCGAAAACGTTGAACAGTTTTTTGCCTTGTTAAACCGCTACATGGATTTAACGATTCAACAGCTGCTTGAACGGTACGCCTTTCAATGCAAGAAAAGAGCAAAGGACTTTAAATTCCTGTATTCACAAGGCATCTGGCATGAAAGCGAGAAGCTTGAACCTGAGGACACGCTCGAGGATGTGCTAAAGCACGGAACATTGAGCATCGGATTTATCGGGCTGGCTGAAGCTTTGACTGCATTGACCGGAAAACATCACGGAGAAAGCGAGGAGTCGTTTGAACTCGGCAAAAAAATCGTCCAGTCGATGAGAGATAAGGCCGATGAAGCCACAGAAAAACACAAATTGAACTTTTCCTTGATCGCTACGCCGGCAGAAGGGCTTTCAGGGAAATTTGTCAAAAAAGACAAAGTGGAGTTCGGTTCGATCCGCAATGTCACAGACCGGGTGTACTATACGAATTCGTTTCACATCCCTGTTCACTATAAGCTGACTGCGGTCGAAAAGATCAGAAAAGAAGCGCCGTTCCACTTAATGTGCAATGGAGGGCACATCAGCTACATCGAGCTGGACGGAGACCCGAAAAAAAACATTAAAGCGATGGACATGCTTGTGACCGCCATGCGCCGGTCAGGCATGGGCTACGCCTCGATCAACCATCCTGTCGACCACTGCAAGGCGTGCGGATTTACCGGAATCATAGATAATGAATGCCCGCAGTGCAAAAACCGGGATGAGGCTTTGATCGAACGAATCAGACGGATTACAGGATATTTAGTCGGAGATATGTCAAAGTGGAATTCGGCGAAAAGACAAGAAGAAAAGGACAGAGTGAAGCATCTATGA
- the kdgT gene encoding 2-keto-3-deoxygluconate transporter has product MKIKATIERVPGGMMIIPLFLGATLNTFAPGTAEFFGGFTGALITGTLPILGVFIFCVGATIDFRSSGYIARKGLTLLIGKVGFAALLGLIAAQFIPDEGIQSGFFAGLSVLAIVAVMNETNGGLYLALMNHMGRKEDAGAFAFISTESGPFMTMVTFGVTGLAAFPWETLAATVIPFLLGCILGNLDPELRDLFGKVVPAIIPFFAFSLGNTLDFNMLIQSGLLGIVVGVSVVILSGASLYLLDRFVARGDGVAGVAASSTAGAAVAVPYALADANPVFAPVADSATAIIATSVIVTSLLTPLATVWIEKRTKQRKSPKQMTIDYK; this is encoded by the coding sequence ATGAAAATTAAAGCAACGATTGAACGTGTGCCGGGCGGCATGATGATCATTCCGCTCTTTCTGGGCGCAACGCTGAATACATTTGCACCGGGAACCGCAGAGTTTTTCGGCGGATTTACAGGCGCCCTGATTACCGGAACGCTGCCGATTTTAGGAGTATTTATCTTTTGCGTTGGCGCGACAATAGATTTTCGTTCTTCAGGATATATTGCGAGGAAGGGGCTGACGCTTCTGATCGGCAAAGTCGGCTTTGCCGCATTATTGGGTTTGATCGCAGCGCAGTTCATTCCAGACGAAGGCATTCAAAGCGGGTTTTTTGCCGGACTGTCCGTGCTGGCGATCGTAGCCGTTATGAATGAAACGAACGGCGGTCTGTATTTGGCGTTAATGAATCACATGGGAAGAAAGGAAGACGCCGGTGCTTTTGCCTTTATCAGCACGGAATCAGGCCCGTTTATGACGATGGTCACTTTCGGTGTGACAGGGCTTGCGGCATTTCCTTGGGAGACGCTGGCTGCAACCGTCATCCCGTTTTTACTCGGCTGCATTCTCGGTAACCTTGACCCTGAATTGCGCGATTTGTTCGGAAAAGTCGTACCGGCGATCATTCCGTTCTTCGCATTTTCACTTGGAAACACGCTTGATTTTAACATGTTGATTCAATCCGGCCTTTTAGGCATTGTTGTCGGCGTATCAGTCGTCATTCTCTCGGGTGCATCTCTATACTTGCTGGACCGCTTTGTCGCAAGAGGAGACGGTGTCGCGGGAGTAGCGGCGTCATCAACGGCCGGGGCTGCGGTAGCCGTCCCGTATGCACTTGCCGATGCAAACCCCGTGTTTGCGCCGGTAGCTGATTCAGCAACCGCGATCATCGCGACAAGCGTCATTGTCACCTCGCTTCTGACGCCGCTTGCAACCGTCTGGATCGAAAAACGGACGAAACAAAGAAAATCTCCGAAACAAATGACGATTGATTACAAGTAA
- a CDS encoding bifunctional 4-hydroxy-2-oxoglutarate aldolase/2-dehydro-3-deoxy-phosphogluconate aldolase: MEMSMIGKVQEQLGEAGLIAVVRADGKEAAEETIHRLIDKGITAIEITYTTPGASELIEKFAGKDGLLVGAGTVVESEQAREAAAAGSKFIVSPGFSESLAEEAASLHTFFIPGVLTPSEIMEAVSKGFRVLKLFPGGTSGIPYMKNLAGPFPKVRFIPTGGIHPGDVEKWLDAGALAVGVGSQLNKVSEADLQRIFQRRAQQK, from the coding sequence ATGGAAATGTCTATGATCGGAAAAGTGCAAGAGCAGCTGGGCGAGGCCGGGCTGATCGCAGTCGTCCGCGCAGACGGTAAGGAGGCTGCTGAGGAGACCATTCACAGACTGATCGACAAAGGGATTACTGCGATTGAAATCACATATACGACGCCGGGAGCGTCTGAGCTGATTGAAAAATTTGCGGGAAAAGACGGTCTTCTTGTCGGAGCGGGAACGGTGGTTGAAAGCGAACAGGCGAGGGAAGCCGCGGCAGCGGGGTCAAAATTTATCGTCAGCCCGGGTTTTTCGGAATCACTGGCTGAGGAGGCCGCATCATTGCATACATTTTTTATTCCCGGCGTATTAACGCCAAGCGAAATTATGGAAGCGGTCTCAAAGGGTTTTCGGGTTCTTAAGCTGTTTCCAGGGGGAACATCCGGGATTCCTTACATGAAGAACCTCGCCGGTCCTTTTCCGAAGGTTCGGTTCATACCAACCGGAGGAATCCATCCCGGCGATGTGGAGAAGTGGCTTGATGCCGGAGCATTGGCAGTAGGTGTGGGAAGCCAGCTGAACAAAGTGTCAGAAGCGGATCTCCAGCGCATCTTTCAGCGGCGGGCTCAGCAGAAATAA